The DNA sequence TTTTGCGGAGGCGGGTAAAATCCCGCAATTCGCGAATATCCGCTGGGGGGACGAAACTTTTTTCAACGAGTCCATGGCGGAGCAGCTTGGCGATCCACTCGGCGTCCGAGACATCGGTTTTTCTTCCCGGGACATTTTTGATCCGCTGCGGATTGGCCAGTGTCAAGTCGACATAGCCCTCGAGGAAGGCGAAGACCGGTTTCCAATACACGCCGGTGGATTCCATGGCGACATGGGTGACGCCATGTTCTTCGAGCCACTCAAGCAGGTCGCCAAGTCCCTTCGAGAACGTGGAGAAGGTTTGAATGTCCTTTTGAATGTGTCCATCTTCTTCCCATAGCGCGCAGGCGACGATGGTTTCGGCATGAACATCCAATCCTGCGCAGCGAGGATAGATGACATCCATGATGAAAATCCTCCTTTTCGATGATCGAGTGCGCAAACAGTGAATCCACGGGAGACATGCGGCAGTTTTCCGTTCGTCGTCACCTTTCCTCTATCACAGGAAAGGGCGGACAATGGGTGGTGCACCCAGTGGATTCAAACACTTTTCCGTACAGGGTCTAAGCCACCATTAAGCATAACGTCCTGTTAAACTGTTTGCGCCTATTCTTCATTATGGGAAGAAAAGGGGGATTTTCATCCCTGGGTGGAGGGCAAAGCGTGCTGCCCATGGATCTTTTCCGTGAAAATCCCCACCACTTGGTGAGTGCGGTATACGCTCCTGATCCGTGAGGGTATACTGAAAATGGCCAAAAAAGGCAATAGGAAAGCAGAGGTGCCCGATTTTAGGCATCTCGTATAACCTGTCTGCCTTTTGGCTAGACTAAATAAGTTGTGGTTGGCGGAACGGCTCTTTGCGGGAGATCATGCAAAAGATGATCACCAACATCCGCCGAGCAATGGCGATGAGGGCTTTTTTCTTCCCGCACCGGGCCGCCAACGACCAAAACTTTCGGGACAAGGGATGCGTCTTGGATCGAGCTGCTGACCATGCCGCCTCGCATAACGCCGATCGGAGATGGGGATTGCCTTTTGTCGTGCGCGTGCTCTTTCGCTTTCCGGCGCTTTCATGGTTGCCGGGGGACAATCCAGTCCATGAAGCCGCCCGTTCCGGCGTTTCAAAGACGCTCATGTCGGTTCCCATCTCGGCTATGATGACGGCGGCGGTTTGTTTTTTGATTCCAGGCATGGTCATCAGTAAGTCCACTTCCTCCCGATACGGCTCGAGCAGGCGGTCGATGTGCTGGTCGACTTCTTCGATTAACTGCTCCAATTCCTCAACGTGTTTCCACAAGAGACGAAGGAGACGGAGCTCGTGTTCGGTCAAGGTGCCGAGCAGCGAATCGTACACCGCTTGCTTTTTCTTTTTGAGCCTTCCGCGCAGGCATTGATCCAACTCGTCCTTGTCCACGTATCCCTTCTCAAGCAGCCGGGCGAGGATGTCTTTTCCGGAAACGCCGAAGAGATCGGAGAGGACGGAGCCCAGTTTGACATTGGAAGACTCGAGCACTTTTTGAATCCGGTTTTTCTCCGAAGTCAGCTGTCCGACCCACTTTTTGCGGAGGCGGGTAAAATCCCGCAATTCGCGAATATCCGCTGGGGGGACGAAACTTTTTTCAACGAGTCCATGGCGGAGCAGCTTGGCGATCCACTCGGCGTCAGAGACATCGGTTTTTCTTCCCGGGACATTTTTGATCCGCTGCGGATTGGCCAAAGTCAAGTCGACATAGCCCTCGAGGAAGGCGAAGACCGGTTTCCAATACACGCCGGTGGATTCCATGGCGACATGGGTAACGCCATGTTCTTCGAGCCACTCAAGCAGGTCGCCAAGTCCCTTCGAGAACGTGGAGAAGGTTTGAATGTCCTTTTGAATGTGTCCATCTTCTTCCCATAGCGCGCAGGCGACGATGGTTTCGGCATGAACATCCAATCCTGCGCAGCGAGGATAGATGACATCCATGATGAAAATCCTCCCTCTAGAAATGTTGATGTATCAAGGCTTTTCGGCCCCTCAGGGGTGTCCAAAAAATATTTTTCGACAAAATCCCTTACATCCTTTTTCAGTTTTGTGGATATCTTACAGACCTAGGGTGCGCTTCGCGGCCACGGCTGGGGATATTTTCCTGCCGTGGGGGGGAAGCATATTCGATGCACCCTTTGGATCTCCGCGTCGCTGATGAGGACGAACCCTCCCATGTCTCCGGGCGTCTTCGCGCCAACATTCCCTCGTTCGGTCTCGTCATCAGGCGGAGGCCGGCCAAGCTCCTTTAGGGACTCAAGGTCGAATGGATGAAATCACGCCAGCTTCTCCGGTGTCATCTCGTTGTCCAACGATTCTTCCGTTCGCAGGGGGAGGCCTTAGGCCGCCCGTTGCACTTGGGACAAGACGTCCTGTTTCATTCGCTCCGCGTCAAACGCTTGTTTCTTCGTACAAATCGCAAACAGCACATTCAACAGCTTCCGGCACAAGGCGACGATGGACTGCT is a window from the Geobacillus stearothermophilus ATCC 12980 genome containing:
- a CDS encoding IS110-like element ISGka2 family transposase — encoded protein: MDVIYPRCAGLDVHAETIVACALWEEDGHIQKDIQTFSTFSKGLGDLLEWLEEHGVTHVAMESTGVYWKPVFAFLEGYVDLTLANPQRIKNVPGRKTDVSDAEWIAKLLRHGLVEKSFVPPADIRELRDFTRLRKKWVGQLTSEKNRIQKVLESSNVKLGSVLSDLFGVSGKDILARLLEKGYVDKDELDQCLRGRLKKKKQAVYDSLLGTLTEHELRLLRLLWKHVEELEQLIEEVDQHIDRLLEPYREEVDLLMTMPGIKKQTAAVIIAEMGTDMSVFETPERAASWTGLSPGNHESAGKRKSTRTTKGNPHLRSALCEAAWSAARSKTHPLSRKFWSLAARCGKKKALIAIARRMLVIIFCMISRKEPFRQPQLI